From the Acidimicrobiales bacterium genome, the window CCACGTCAGCGCAGAGGAGCTGGCCGAGGTCGTGCGGCGTAGCCAGCCCGAGGTCCACCTCTCGACGGTGTACCGCGCCCTCGAGGCCTTCGAGGCACTCGGCGTGGTCACCCACGTCCACCTCGGCCACGGCCGGGCGATCTACCACCTGACCGACCAGCTCCAGCACCACGCCGCCTGCGAGCGCTGCGGTGCGGTGATCCACCTCCCCGACGGCCTCTTTGCCGACGTGGCGGAGCGGCTGGAGGGTGACTTCGGGTTTCACCTCGACACCCACCACTTCGCCCTCGTGGGGACGTGCGAGCGCTGCGCTCACGAGGCCGGCGGACCCGCCAGCGTGTCCGCGCCACCGAGGTAGGGCTGCAGGACCTCGGGCACCCCGACGCTGCCGTCGGGCCGACGGTGCGACTCCACGATGGCCGGCCAGATCCTCGACCACGCCAGCGCCGATCCGTTGAGGGTGTGCACGAACGCCGTGCCCTTGCCGCCGGCGGGCCGGTAGCGGATGTTCGCCCGGCGGGCCTGGTAGTCGCTGAACCACGACACCGACGAGACCTCGAGCCACCGGTCGACGCCCGGTGCGTAGACCTCGAGGTCGAACTGGCGGGCGTGGCACTGGCCGAGGTCGCCGGTGCAGATGTCGAGCACGCGGTACGGCAGGCCCAGCTCCTGCAGCAGGCCCTCGGCTCGGCCCAGCAGCTCCTCGTGCATGGCCGGGGCCTGCTCGGGGGTGCAGTACGAGAGGATCTCGACCTTGTCGAACTCGTGGCTGCGCAGCAGGCCGCGGGTGTCGCGACCCGCCGAGCCCGACTCCCGCCGATAACAGGCGGTGGCGGCGGTGAGGCGGACGGGCAGGTCGCCCTCCTCGAGGATCTCGTCGCGGGCCAGCGACGTCAGAGGCACCTCCGCTGTGGGGATGGCCCACAGGTCGTCGCGCTCCATGTGGTAGGCGTCGTCAGCGAACTTGGGGAGCTGACCGGTGGCCACCAGGGTCTCGGTGCGAACGAAGGTCGGGGGCCGGATCTCCTCGAACGCGTCGCTGTGGCGGTCGAGGGCGAAGGCGGTGAGGGCCCGCAGCAGCCGTGCACCGGCGCCCCGGTACATGGGGAACATCGACCCGGCGATCTTGGCGCCCCGCTCGAGGTCGAGGATGCCGAGCTCCTCGCCGACCTCCCAGTGCGGCACGCGCTGGTGCTCGCCGTAGCCGTCGGGGTCGTAGCCCTCGACGCGCAGCACCACGTTGTCGTCCTCGCCGAGCCCGTCTGGCGCGTCGTCGGCAGGCAGGTTGGGGATGCGCAGCAGCAGCTCCCGCAGCTCGACCGCGGCGAGGTCGGCCTCTGTGGCGAGCTGCTTCTCCTCGTCGCCGAGCGCTCGGCTCTGCTCCTTCCTCGCCTCGGCAGCCTCACGGTCGCCGGCGCTGGAGAGCCGACCCACCTCCTTCGAGAGGTCGTTGACCTCGCTGCGGATCCGGTCGCGCCCCTCCTGGAGCGCCCGTCGGCGCTCGTCGAGCGATGCCGCACGGTCGAGCTCGCCCAGGTCGGCGCCTTTGCGGGCCAGGCCGGCCTTCAGAACGTCGAGCTCCGTGCGCAACCGTCGGGCATCGAGCATGGCGGGGACGGTAGCGGGCGGAGCGATGCCGCCGAAGTCGGTTGGCCCCGGCCGGGCGACGGTAGCGTCCCGTCGTGCCTGCGGTGTCGGTGTCCGACTTGGTCGTCCGCTACGGCGACACCACCGCCGTTCGTGGCATCAGCTTCGAGGCAGAGGCGGGTGAGGTTTGCGCGCTGCTCGGGCCGAACGGCGCCGGGAAGACCACCACCGTCGAGACCCTCGAGGGATACCGGCGGCCCGACACTGGCGAGGTGCGCGTACTCGGCTTCGACCCCCGCCGCGACCGGGCCCGGCTCGCACCTCGCATCGGCGTGATGCTCCAACAGGACGGCGTGTACCCGGGCATCCGTCCCCTCGAGGCGCTGCGCCTCTTCGCGGCCTACTACGACGACCCTGCCGACCCCGAGCAGCTGCTCGACCGCGTGGGGCTGCGACCGGTGGAGGGCGCCACCTGGCGCCAGCTCTCCGGTGGTGAGCAGCAGCGCCTCTCCCTCGCGTTGGCCCTCGTCGGGAGGCCGGAGGTCGCATTCCTCGACGAGCCAACAGCGGGGATCGATGTCGGCGGGCGCCAGGTGGTCCGCCAGGTGGTCCGTGAGCTGCGCGAGGCAGGGGTGGCAGTGGTCATGACGACCCACGACCTGGAGGACGTCGAGCGCCTGGCCGACCGCGTGGTGATCATCGACCGGGGGACCGTGGTGGGAGCGGGCACGCCCGCCGAGCTCATGGGCTCCGGCCCCGGCGACGAGATCCGCTTCGGCGCGCCGGCGGGCATCGACGTCGCCGACCTGGCCACCTCGATCGGAGCCTCTGTCACCGAGGTCACGCCGGGCGAGTACGTCGCCGCCGTCCCGCCCACACCGGCTGCCGTGGCTGGTCTCACCGGCTGGCTGGCAGCCCACGACCTCCCCCTCGCCGACCTGCGGGCAGGCCGCCAGCGCCTGGAGGACGTGTTCCTCCGCCTCACCAGCGAGGCCAGCGCTGCCACCGCGGCGGCGGAGGGCGACGGGCCTGTGCCGGGGACGGGCCGGCGGCGGGTCCGGAGACGCCGATGACGGCGTTGCTGGCCCAGGCACGAACCGAGCTGGCGCTCACCGCCCGCCGGGGTGAGTCACTCCTCCTCCTCCTCGGCATCCCGGTGGTGCTGCTGGTGTTCTTCTCCCTGGTCGACGTGCTTCCCATGCCAGCGGGCGTCGACAACCCCGTCGACTTCCTGGCGCCCGGCATCCTTGCCCTGGCGGTGATGTCGGCCGCCATGGTGAACCCCGCGATCGCCACGGGCTTCGAGCGTGAGCTCGGCGTCCTCAAGCGCCTCGGCACCACCCCGCTCGGCCGGCCGCGCCTCCTCGGCGCCAAGACCATCGCCGTCCTCGCGGTGGAGGTGGTGCAGGTGGTGGTGTTGGTGGGGGTGGCCGTCGCCCTCGGCTGGCGGCCGGGCGGCAACCCGGCGGTGGCGGCCGTTGTCGCCCTCGTGGCCAGCGTGGGCTTCGCCGGCATCGGGTTGTTGCTCGCCGGGACCCTCCCGGCACTCACCACGCTCGCCGCCGCCAACGGCCTCTACCTGGTCCTTCTCCTCCTCGGTGGCATGGTCTTTCCCCTCGACCGGCTGCCCAGTGCGCTGCGGACGATCGCCGAGCTGCTACCGGCCGGTGCCCTCTCGGCCGCCCTCGACGCCGCCCTCACGACCGGAGCTGCCGTGCCGGCCAGAGCCTGGCTGGTCCTGGTCGCATGGGCGTTCGCCGCCCCCGCCCTCGCCGTCTGGCGCTTCCGCTGGGAGTAGCCCGCGGGAGCTGTCGAGCGACATCGACATCGTTCTGGCACCAGAAACGCGCCGTCGGGCAGCGCGATGTTGGTGCCATAACCGAGGCGACATTGTTCTGGCACCAGAAACGCGCCGTCGGGCAGCGCGATTCTGGTGCCAGAACCACGGACCGCGTCCGGGTCAGGAAGTGGGACGGTCGACGGGATCGGTCGGGGCGGGGGGTGCGGTCTTGAGCTGGCGCTCGACCTCCTCCCACGTCAACGTCCCGGCCGCCGTCGCGACCGGTGCCCGCCGATCGAGCGGCATGCCACCGGCGCGGTCATCCTCCTGCTGCTTGGTGGCGAAGCGGATGAACAGCATGGCGATCACGAACCAGAGGTAGAAGCCGCCGACGGTCTTCATCACCAGGCCGGCCAGCTGCTGGTCGTGGGCCACCGACATGCCGGCGAGGCGGGTGGGCACGTCGTAGGCCTTGTAGACGACGCCCTCGGCGAAGGTCAGCCACCCGGCGGGCACGGTCGGGATGATCGACTGCATGAACAGGAAGATCATCTGCACCGGGAGGGTGAATCGCAGCTCCGGCAGCGGGCCCGCCACCGGGGTCCACATGATGAGGGCGGCGGCGACCACGACCACGTGCACCAGGTAGTGCAGCGGCGCACTGGACGCCGACGCGTTGACCACGCCAGGGATGTGGGTCGCGGCGACCACGGCGTTGAAGATCAACGTGGCAGTGACCGGTCGGGTGAGGAAGCGCAGCACCCGATACGGCACCCCGCTGCCCACCACCATCCGGGCGAGCCAGGTGGGCGTCGCCAGCAGGACCATCGGGGGGATCACCAGCGACAGCAGCAGGTGCTGGACCATGTGGACGCTGTAGAGGTAGCCCTCGGCGATGTCGTGCACAGGCCAGTCCGAGGCGACCCACAGCAGCACCAGGCCGGCGACGAACCAGCGGACCTGGCTGGCGGTCACCACCGGCTCGTCAGGACGGGTGGCCGTGGGCCCGATGCGGGTGATGGCGTACCAGTAGAGGAGGGCCAGGCCCCCGACCAGCACCCAGACCTCGGGGTGCGGGGTGAACCGCCAGGGGTCGGCCTGGGCGGCCATGGTGCTGCCGTGGACCAGCTCCGCCGAGGCACCCACGGTCAGCCCGACGAGCCCCAGAAGGAGAACGTGGCGAGGAACACGACGTAGACCGCGGCGGCCAGGGCGAGACCGGAGTAGAAGAGCCTGGTGAAGAGGTTGGAGTCGAAGCGCAGGTGCATGAAGAACGCGGCGACGACCCAGAACTTGACCGCCATCATCAGCAGGAGCCCGGTGATCACGATCGTGTTCCCGAGGTCGTCCTCGAGGTAGTAGAAGAGGACCTCCACGGCGGTGATGGCGCCCAGGATCAGGGCGATCGTCGCGTACTTGCGGTCGTTGGGGTGCTCGTGGCCCGCCCCGGTGACCGTCTCCTCGTGCGCCGTGGGCGCCGATGCGGGATCCTGCTCGAAGGTCTCGGTCTCGCTCATGGTCGCCTCTTAGGGGACGAGGTAGATGACGGTGAAGATGATGATCCAGACGATGTCGACGAAGTGCCAGTAGAGGCCAACGATCTCGACCGTCTCCGAGCGCCCCGTGGGCAGTGAGCCCCGGTGCGACATCACGAACAGGCTCAGCAGCATCACGATGCCGATCGTGACGTGCGCGCCGTGGAACCCGGTGAGCACGTAGAACGCCGAGCTCTGGATGTTGGTCGTGAAGCCCAGGCCCTCCCGGTAGAAGGCCGTGAACTCGTAGACCTGGCCGGCGACGAAGGTGGAGCCCAGCAGTGCGGTGGTGAGCAACCAGGTGCGGAGCTGGCGGTGGTTGCCCCGCTGGATCGCCGACAGG encodes:
- a CDS encoding heme-copper oxidase subunit III, translating into MSTTEQSTMVVPPGGHEPHAEHAGGGHHTSTGLSNEKMAMWTFLGSECLLFGGLISTFLLYRGKEVVSGPEVRELYDIPFTSVSSFILLMSSLTMVLALSAIQRGNHRQLRTWLLTTALLGSTFVAGQVYEFTAFYREGLGFTTNIQSSAFYVLTGFHGAHVTIGIVMLLSLFVMSHRGSLPTGRSETVEIVGLYWHFVDIVWIIIFTVIYLVP
- a CDS encoding ABC transporter ATP-binding protein — its product is MPAVSVSDLVVRYGDTTAVRGISFEAEAGEVCALLGPNGAGKTTTVETLEGYRRPDTGEVRVLGFDPRRDRARLAPRIGVMLQQDGVYPGIRPLEALRLFAAYYDDPADPEQLLDRVGLRPVEGATWRQLSGGEQQRLSLALALVGRPEVAFLDEPTAGIDVGGRQVVRQVVRELREAGVAVVMTTHDLEDVERLADRVVIIDRGTVVGAGTPAELMGSGPGDEIRFGAPAGIDVADLATSIGASVTEVTPGEYVAAVPPTPAAVAGLTGWLAAHDLPLADLRAGRQRLEDVFLRLTSEASAATAAAEGDGPVPGTGRRRVRRRR
- a CDS encoding ABC transporter permease, yielding MTALLAQARTELALTARRGESLLLLLGIPVVLLVFFSLVDVLPMPAGVDNPVDFLAPGILALAVMSAAMVNPAIATGFERELGVLKRLGTTPLGRPRLLGAKTIAVLAVEVVQVVVLVGVAVALGWRPGGNPAVAAVVALVASVGFAGIGLLLAGTLPALTTLAAANGLYLVLLLLGGMVFPLDRLPSALRTIAELLPAGALSAALDAALTTGAAVPARAWLVLVAWAFAAPALAVWRFRWE
- a CDS encoding cytochrome c oxidase assembly protein produces the protein MGASAELVHGSTMAAQADPWRFTPHPEVWVLVGGLALLYWYAITRIGPTATRPDEPVVTASQVRWFVAGLVLLWVASDWPVHDIAEGYLYSVHMVQHLLLSLVIPPMVLLATPTWLARMVVGSGVPYRVLRFLTRPVTATLIFNAVVAATHIPGVVNASASSAPLHYLVHVVVVAAALIMWTPVAGPLPELRFTLPVQMIFLFMQSIIPTVPAGWLTFAEGVVYKAYDVPTRLAGMSVAHDQQLAGLVMKTVGGFYLWFVIAMLFIRFATKQQEDDRAGGMPLDRRAPVATAAGTLTWEEVERQLKTAPPAPTDPVDRPTS
- a CDS encoding Fur family transcriptional regulator yields the protein MATGGGRSEREEQVLARLRARGGRVTGARRAVLAGLLDGPGHVSAEELAEVVRRSQPEVHLSTVYRALEAFEALGVVTHVHLGHGRAIYHLTDQLQHHAACERCGAVIHLPDGLFADVAERLEGDFGFHLDTHHFALVGTCERCAHEAGGPASVSAPPR
- a CDS encoding cytochrome C oxidase subunit IV family protein; this encodes MSETETFEQDPASAPTAHEETVTGAGHEHPNDRKYATIALILGAITAVEVLFYYLEDDLGNTIVITGLLLMMAVKFWVVAAFFMHLRFDSNLFTRLFYSGLALAAAVYVVFLATFSFWGSSG
- the serS gene encoding serine--tRNA ligase — encoded protein: MLDARRLRTELDVLKAGLARKGADLGELDRAASLDERRRALQEGRDRIRSEVNDLSKEVGRLSSAGDREAAEARKEQSRALGDEEKQLATEADLAAVELRELLLRIPNLPADDAPDGLGEDDNVVLRVEGYDPDGYGEHQRVPHWEVGEELGILDLERGAKIAGSMFPMYRGAGARLLRALTAFALDRHSDAFEEIRPPTFVRTETLVATGQLPKFADDAYHMERDDLWAIPTAEVPLTSLARDEILEEGDLPVRLTAATACYRRESGSAGRDTRGLLRSHEFDKVEILSYCTPEQAPAMHEELLGRAEGLLQELGLPYRVLDICTGDLGQCHARQFDLEVYAPGVDRWLEVSSVSWFSDYQARRANIRYRPAGGKGTAFVHTLNGSALAWSRIWPAIVESHRRPDGSVGVPEVLQPYLGGADTLAGPPAS